DNA from Chitinophaga pendula:
ATATGTAAATGAATGTTGCACTATTATGACTTTCGTATTACAAATGTGGACATTAAATTTCACAATTGCAACACAACGCCAAAAGTTTAGAAAATATTCAAAATCACCACCATTTACTGTACAGTACTGATTTTGATAGCAGTATACCCCTCATTTTGGACTTGTTTTTAATGACATTTGTATGACAATATGAAGGCGCAGCAGCCACTGCTTGTAATATTCCTATAGCATTCCTGTATCATTCCTGTATCATTCGTATATCATTTGTATATCCAACCCATATCCAAACTTATACAATAGGTATACAACGACTATACCGCACCTATACAATGACTATAGGATCACTATAGGATGCCTATACAACGCTTATACAACGCTTATACGAGACTCTTCTAAGTGATTGATAGTTAAATGATTATAGGAATATTCCCCCGCTGCGGCCATCCCAACCCCGCCCACATTTGTCAGATGCAACAGGAAATTGTACATTTGGAACAGCCTGTTGAATCATGCCTTATTTCCGCAATTTTACATATCACATCGATAAGCGCAGATGGAAGTACTACTTCCTGCTGGCCACGCTGGCTATGAATGGGGCATCCCCCGCCAGATAATCCGTTACGCCCTTTCTTTTTCTTTCATCACCATTACAATCCACTATTTATGCCTCATTATCATAAACTGGGTCAGATCCCCCATAAACGGCATACGCAATTCCGCAAGCCCGATGGTAGCCTTTATTCAGAACAATTGTTCTCTACAGAAGGCTTCTCCTCTCACTACTCCTTGTTGTACCACTGCCACCCACCTACCGAGATCATCCGTGTCGATGAACCTTACAGCGTAGCACCCAAAGTGGCAGAAGAGAAAATGCTCAAACATCGCAGCTTCCAGGGATTCTCCATACAACCGCAGGACGATTTCCTGCAAAGCCGCAAACCCGTGCTCGTCAACAGCGATTGCCATATCGTACTGGCCGCACCGCGCATAAGCATGCAGGACTATTTCTATAAAAATGCCGACGCCGACGAAATGATCTTCGTACACGAAGGCAGCGGCACCCTGCACACACAATACGGACAGCTGACCTTCGGATATGGCGATTACCTCGTCATCCCAAGAGGTACCATCTACCAGATATCTTTCGATACCGCAGACAACCGCCTCTTTATCGTAGAATCATTCAGCCCCATACGCTATCCTAAACGTTATCTCAGCCATTATGGCCAGCTGCTCGAACACGCTCCCTTCTGCGAACGCGATATCCGCCAGCCCCAACAGCTCGAAACCATCGATCAGGCCGGCGACTTCCTCATCAATATCAAAAAGAAAGGCGTCATGTACCCCATCCACTACGCACATCACCCGTTTGATGTTATCGGATGGGATGGCTGCGAATACCCGTTCGCATTCTCCATACACGACTTCGAACCCATCACCGGCCGCGTTCACCAGCCGCCTCCCGTACACCAGACCTTCGAAGGCAATAACTTCGTCGTATGTTCCTTCTGCCCACGCTTATTCGACTATCACCCGCTGGCAATACCCGCTCCATACAATCATAGCAATATCGACAGCGATGAAGTACTGTACTACGTAGATGGCGACTTCATGAGCCGCAAACATGTCACCCGCGGCATGATCACCCTCCACCCCGGTGGTATCCCCCATGGACCACATCCCGGAGCCGTAGAAAAAAGCATCGGCGCAAAAGAAACAAAAGAACTGGCCGTCATGGTAGATACCTTCCACCCGCTGCAAATCACAGAAGACGCACTGGGCATAGAAGATAAAGCATACGTAATGAGCTGGTCTGAATAATTTATTTTACTTTTGATGCCCGTAATAAGTAGCATGTACCCATGACACTTATTGCGGGCATTTCTATTTTCTTCACATAGCAAATTTGTAAGCATGGAATTCAGACAACTGGGTGAAAGCGACGTAAAATTATCCGCCATTACCTTCGGCGCATGGGCCATCGGTGGATGGATGTGGGGCGGCGCAGAACGCAAAGACGCAATAGCTGCCATCAAAGCCTCCATCGATCATGGTATTACCTCCATCGATACAGCCCCCGTATACGGACAAGGAACCAGTGAAGATATCGTAGGAGCAGCCATCAAAGGCATCGCTCGCGATAAAGTACAACTGGCCACCAAATTCGGCATGCGCTGGGACCTCGCAAAAGGTCAGTTCGGCTTCAAAAGCCAGGACAACAACGGCAACGATATCGATATCTATAAATATGCAGGCAAAGAAAGCATCATCAAAGAATGCGAAGACAGCCTCAGCAGAATGGGCACCGACTATATCGATCTCTACCAGATCCACTGGCCCGATAATACCACCCCCATAGAAGAATCCTTCGAAGCCGTACTCCGCCTGCAGGAACAGGGAAAGATCCGCGCAGCAGGAGTATCCAACTACAGCGTAGAACAAATGCAGGCGGCTGAAAAAGTGATCTCCCTCGCCTCCAATCAGATCCCATTCAGCATGGTAGAACGCTCCTACGAAGACAACGTAATACCTTACAGCATCCAACATAAAAAAGGAATACTGGCATATAGCCCCCTCCAAAGAGGTATCCTCACCGGCAAGATCAAACGCGATCACAAATTCAGTAATGGCGACACCCGCGCCGACTCAAAATTCTATACACCGGAAAATATCGATCGCATCAACGCATTCCTCGCTGCCATCAAACCAATGGCCGAAAGCAAAAATGCAACACTGGCACAACTCGTGATCCGATGGACCATCGAACACCCAGGCATCACCGTAGCACTCGTAGGCGCCCGCAACGAAGAACAAGCCCTCCAGAATGCCAAAGCCTTCGAAGTGAAACT
Protein-coding regions in this window:
- a CDS encoding homogentisate 1,2-dioxygenase, whose protein sequence is MPHYHKLGQIPHKRHTQFRKPDGSLYSEQLFSTEGFSSHYSLLYHCHPPTEIIRVDEPYSVAPKVAEEKMLKHRSFQGFSIQPQDDFLQSRKPVLVNSDCHIVLAAPRISMQDYFYKNADADEMIFVHEGSGTLHTQYGQLTFGYGDYLVIPRGTIYQISFDTADNRLFIVESFSPIRYPKRYLSHYGQLLEHAPFCERDIRQPQQLETIDQAGDFLINIKKKGVMYPIHYAHHPFDVIGWDGCEYPFAFSIHDFEPITGRVHQPPPVHQTFEGNNFVVCSFCPRLFDYHPLAIPAPYNHSNIDSDEVLYYVDGDFMSRKHVTRGMITLHPGGIPHGPHPGAVEKSIGAKETKELAVMVDTFHPLQITEDALGIEDKAYVMSWSE
- a CDS encoding aldo/keto reductase, whose product is MEFRQLGESDVKLSAITFGAWAIGGWMWGGAERKDAIAAIKASIDHGITSIDTAPVYGQGTSEDIVGAAIKGIARDKVQLATKFGMRWDLAKGQFGFKSQDNNGNDIDIYKYAGKESIIKECEDSLSRMGTDYIDLYQIHWPDNTTPIEESFEAVLRLQEQGKIRAAGVSNYSVEQMQAAEKVISLASNQIPFSMVERSYEDNVIPYSIQHKKGILAYSPLQRGILTGKIKRDHKFSNGDTRADSKFYTPENIDRINAFLAAIKPMAESKNATLAQLVIRWTIEHPGITVALVGARNEEQALQNAKAFEVKLSAEEIDFINKHLAQLQLV